A genomic window from Candidatus Bathyarchaeota archaeon includes:
- a CDS encoding trypsin-like peptidase domain-containing protein, protein MSQSSKKFSIAIFVIALLFLSYSVYIFYKTDSLQNEKVEDLTSEADEAGRRISDLRSNLDNLYVKLDNLLKIKEDLENLSTDLGEIKELVTENGDEIDALTTDFEIVNESLTELSATLTQVDEITAGVTQGVTAIVRSTPASVYESVRKSVVHIRTDTGQGSGFVWKTNKYILTNWHVVNETDTVTAEFYDGTRRSATVIGLDAYSDVAVLLISGVPNGTVPLELGNSSGIYVGQQVVAIGNPMGNAGSLSSGLVSQVNEKIDLPPLISPVLQLDVTIAPGSSGGPLLDLQSKVLGITNAGTIFGYNFAIPSNVVKRVAESIVSTGEFKHPLVGFWGTELTPEVVEEYNLVNVDLYQNGILITRVREGFPAAEAGLRPFEKTIDREGFTAYIARDIIIAVDGITLKNWSDWHVYFAEKVSPDQTIIMTLLRDGLLEKIELTTTYRDPYE, encoded by the coding sequence AAGATCTAACGTCTGAGGCTGATGAAGCAGGTCGGAGGATAAGCGATTTACGTTCTAATCTAGATAACCTTTACGTTAAGCTTGATAATCTTTTGAAAATTAAAGAAGATCTTGAAAACCTTTCAACAGATCTCGGGGAGATCAAGGAACTGGTGACTGAGAATGGGGATGAAATTGATGCCCTAACGACAGATTTTGAAATTGTAAATGAGTCTCTCACAGAATTATCAGCGACATTAACACAGGTCGATGAGATCACCGCCGGGGTGACGCAGGGGGTCACTGCAATCGTCAGGTCCACTCCCGCCAGTGTCTATGAATCCGTAAGAAAGTCAGTAGTTCATATCAGAACTGACACGGGACAAGGCTCAGGCTTTGTATGGAAAACCAATAAGTATATCCTAACAAACTGGCACGTAGTAAATGAGACCGATACTGTCACTGCGGAGTTTTACGATGGAACACGAAGATCTGCGACAGTCATCGGACTCGATGCATACTCCGATGTGGCAGTCCTCCTCATCTCCGGAGTGCCCAATGGAACGGTCCCACTAGAGCTTGGGAACAGCTCAGGGATCTATGTCGGGCAACAGGTAGTGGCAATTGGAAATCCTATGGGAAATGCGGGGAGCCTCTCCTCTGGGTTAGTCAGCCAGGTGAATGAGAAGATTGACCTACCCCCCCTGATAAGCCCCGTCCTACAACTTGATGTCACAATAGCCCCAGGTAGCTCAGGAGGACCCCTCCTAGATCTCCAAAGTAAAGTTCTCGGTATAACCAACGCTGGAACAATTTTCGGGTACAACTTTGCTATCCCTTCTAACGTCGTAAAAAGAGTCGCCGAATCGATAGTATCCACGGGGGAGTTCAAACATCCTTTAGTGGGATTCTGGGGGACTGAGCTGACACCAGAGGTGGTTGAAGAGTATAATCTAGTTAACGTCGACTTATACCAGAACGGGATACTTATCACAAGAGTGAGGGAGGGTTTTCCCGCTGCCGAGGCTGGGCTGAGGCCTTTCGAAAAAACCATTGACCGCGAAGGATTCACAGCATATATCGCGAGAGATATAATAATCGCTGTCGACGGGATAACCCTGAAAAACTGGAGCGATTGGCACGTATATTTTGCTGAGAAAGTCTCTCCAGACCAAACCATCATTATGACCCTGCTGCGAGACGGCTTACTCGAGAAAATAGAGCTAACCACTACTTACAGGGATCCATATGAGTGA
- a CDS encoding threonyl-tRNA synthetase editing domain-containing protein, translating to MRVLQVHCKDFSYQIRKETPVAEQPANQKEEKLEDVLVCFTCFEKKDEHNWDEIMGLFVKNVKVDVSRIGCKRILLYPYAHLSKNLGSARLAKEFITGLSDKLVKEGLETHRSPFGWYKAFNLSCIGHPLSEAYREY from the coding sequence TTGAGGGTTCTTCAGGTACATTGTAAGGATTTCAGTTATCAAATAAGGAAGGAAACGCCGGTGGCTGAGCAGCCTGCCAACCAAAAAGAGGAAAAGCTTGAGGACGTTCTGGTTTGTTTCACGTGTTTCGAGAAAAAGGACGAGCATAATTGGGACGAGATCATGGGATTATTTGTAAAAAACGTAAAGGTTGACGTCTCCCGAATCGGGTGCAAAAGGATCCTTCTTTACCCATATGCACATCTTTCTAAGAATCTAGGCTCGGCCCGGCTCGCTAAGGAGTTCATAACCGGACTATCTGATAAGCTTGTTAAAGAGGGCCTTGAGACACACAGATCTCCCTTTGGATGGTATAAAGCATTCAACCTGAGTTGTATTGGGCATCCCCTATCCGAGGCATATAGGGAATATTAA
- a CDS encoding Coenzyme F420 hydrogenase/dehydrogenase, beta subunit C-terminal domain: protein MSERPKIFGNLVAEVIRKKTCVTCGGCDAVCPVNTVKIIDGTPKLVGLCISCQLCYWNCPVASFDIAEMEEGIFGRTRTEEEAPIGVHKAIYAVKSKYDEVLNNAQDGGAVTAILYQFLSDDGDGAVVAGFEEDRPWAVKPIVVTSKEGILEGAGTKYTNSPSLVGVASAIQEYALENIALVGTSCQMKGIRNIESDPWSDKRIKNTVGLRVGVFCMETFDYSNFMDYLEGEGIDAAKVEKFQIQKGRFIALQDGEEIHNVEIAAVKSLVRQCCHTCGDFSAEFADLSVGNVGSPEGWSTVIVRTDIGEEALGAAQKAGLVEVKPLKEGKRGLALVEKLATRKKKDAARAMKMEKV, encoded by the coding sequence TTGAGCGAAAGACCTAAGATCTTCGGTAACCTTGTGGCCGAGGTCATCAGGAAGAAAACATGTGTCACTTGTGGGGGATGTGACGCCGTATGCCCCGTGAACACGGTTAAGATTATAGATGGAACTCCAAAACTTGTTGGTCTCTGTATTTCCTGCCAGTTATGTTACTGGAACTGCCCAGTAGCGTCATTTGATATCGCAGAGATGGAGGAGGGGATTTTTGGAAGAACCAGAACTGAGGAAGAGGCCCCAATTGGAGTCCATAAAGCAATCTATGCGGTTAAGTCGAAATACGACGAGGTCCTCAATAATGCCCAAGACGGTGGTGCGGTTACAGCGATTCTATATCAGTTCCTATCCGACGATGGTGACGGGGCAGTAGTTGCGGGGTTCGAGGAAGATAGACCATGGGCGGTTAAACCCATTGTTGTAACTTCGAAGGAGGGGATCCTGGAGGGCGCAGGAACAAAGTACACGAATAGCCCATCCCTCGTTGGTGTAGCTTCCGCAATACAGGAATATGCCCTGGAAAATATTGCACTTGTAGGGACCTCCTGTCAGATGAAGGGCATTAGGAACATCGAGAGTGATCCCTGGTCTGACAAAAGAATTAAGAACACGGTTGGCCTAAGGGTTGGCGTCTTTTGTATGGAGACATTTGATTATTCCAACTTTATGGATTACCTTGAGGGCGAAGGAATCGATGCGGCCAAGGTCGAAAAGTTTCAGATTCAGAAAGGTAGATTCATAGCGCTCCAAGATGGAGAGGAAATTCACAACGTAGAGATTGCTGCTGTAAAGAGTTTAGTCCGTCAATGTTGCCACACATGCGGGGACTTTTCAGCCGAATTCGCTGATCTTTCCGTTGGCAATGTCGGCTCTCCCGAAGGCTGGTCTACCGTAATTGTTAGGACGGATATTGGTGAAGAAGCACTCGGAGCTGCCCAAAAGGCTGGGCTAGTTGAAGTCAAGCCATTAAAAGAGGGAAAGAGAGGTCTTGCCCTCGTAGAAAAACTTGCCACTAGAAAGAAAAAAGATGCCGCGCGTGCGATGAAAATGGAAAAAGTATAA
- a CDS encoding deoxyuridine 5'-triphosphate nucleotidohydrolase: MFNSSEIRRLIKERQLITGYIDLEIQLQPTGFDLSLRAVQRYKGGGKVDFSNLEREIARKELLEPDTDDWYNLEVGCYTIVYNEVVKIPLDVVAMARSRSTLLRNGATVQTAIWDPGYQGRSSSLLVVSNPNGIRLKRDARLTQLVFFGTDKVQRGYDGIYQGERMTR; the protein is encoded by the coding sequence TTGTTTAACTCCAGCGAGATCAGGCGGCTCATCAAAGAGAGACAGCTCATCACCGGGTACATCGACCTAGAGATTCAGCTCCAGCCTACAGGTTTTGATCTCAGTCTTAGAGCAGTCCAAAGATACAAGGGAGGGGGAAAAGTTGATTTTTCTAACCTGGAGAGGGAGATTGCCCGCAAAGAGCTTCTGGAGCCAGACACGGATGACTGGTATAACCTGGAGGTGGGCTGCTATACTATCGTCTACAACGAGGTTGTGAAGATCCCCCTTGATGTCGTTGCCATGGCCCGGAGCAGAAGTACCCTGTTGCGGAATGGGGCTACGGTGCAAACCGCGATCTGGGATCCCGGATACCAAGGCAGGAGCAGCAGTCTGCTTGTCGTAAGCAACCCCAACGGGATAAGGCTCAAGAGAGATGCTCGGCTGACCCAGCTCGTCTTCTTCGGGACTGATAAGGTTCAAAGGGGATATGATGGGATCTATCAAGGTGAGAGGATGACCCGTTAA